A region of the Candidatus Kryptonium sp. genome:
TGCAATTGAAGCTGTAAGGATTGCATTTAAGAAAAAGAGCATTTCAATGAATCTCGCTTCGCAAATGTTAAACCTTGTGAGCTCATACATCGGGAAGAGGTAGATTTCATAACAAATAGCTTTTGACAATGGTTGATTATCACACTCACACAAAACTTTGTAAACATGCTAAGGGTGAAATTAAGGACTATGTTTTGAAGGCGATAGAGAGAAACTTAACAGAGATTGGAATTTCAGATCATATGCCACTTCCAGATGATTTTGATCCTGAACATAGAATGAGAATGGATGAATTTGAAATTTACAGAAGTTGGTATGAAGCGGTCGTTGAGGAGTTCGGGGATAAAATAAAGATAAGGTTCGGGATTGAAGCGGAGTTCATAGAAGACAAAATTGATTTCATTAGGAACTTTATCAAAGATGTTAATTTTGATTATGTGATCGGGTCAGTTCATTTTCTCGGTGAGTGGAACATCGCAAGCCATAAGGAGGAGTGGAAATGGTTTGAGAAAGATGTTAACGAGGTTTATGAGAGTTATTATCAAACTTTGAAAAAGCTTGTGAGATCTGGGATTTTTGATGT
Encoded here:
- the hisJ gene encoding histidinol-phosphatase HisJ, translated to MVDYHTHTKLCKHAKGEIKDYVLKAIERNLTEIGISDHMPLPDDFDPEHRMRMDEFEIYRSWYEAVVEEFGDKIKIRFGIEAEFIEDKIDFIRNFIKDVNFDYVIGSVHFLGEWNIASHKEEWKWFEKDVNEVYESYYQTLKKLVRSGIFDVVGHFDMIKKFGHYADKNFDELLREILKIIKENGLCIEINTSGLRHKAKEIYPSVEILKVVKEYKIPLTLGSDAHNPEDVGKDFEIARELVQTYGDGKISIFEKRERKEVKL